Part of the Benincasa hispida cultivar B227 chromosome 12, ASM972705v1, whole genome shotgun sequence genome is shown below.
GACATCTTCAATCCTGAAAATTTGTTCTTGAAGATTATACATTCTGCAAATGACTTGACTCCTTCCTTTACGCCTGCTGCCAAGCTGGAGACTTTATGTTTGACCTTAGCAACTATTTTGGCATTCCACTTTGATACCTTTATTCACTTCGGCGACTTCATAAATCCATTAGAATGTTTGACAACTAGGGGTTCATAATAGTTACTAACTTTCTCTCTCGGACATCCCAATTGTTTCTGAACTGATATAACCTTGATTTGACTGATCGAAATTAGCTATCATTGTTGTTGGTTTAACTATACCTCTACATCTGCTATATGAAGCTTTAACTGGTATTCGTCATCTCTCTGATCTTTTGACAACACTAAGCTAACATCTATACACTGTGGAATCTCTATGACCAAGTTCCATTATTTGGGATCTTAACCTGAGGTTACATTGCCAATTGCCAAACTCACAATTATAACTATCATCGTCCAACTTGGCAGTAGAGATGAGACTTATTTTCATCCTAGACAAAAAACCTCACACAAACCTATTTATAAGCACTTCCATCAGCTTCACTCCACTAGTCTCTTTGGCTACAAAACTAGAAACATACATTGATAAATATATCTTGATGATTACTCTTCTTTCTTCATTaaagttctctcaatcttcatctgACATCCCTTTCATTCTCTTTCTCAATGGCTTATGCATTTTTTTTGTAAGTTATGAAATCCATAATCTACATCTTTCATTACCAAAATTGTTTCCATCAaatttcactacaagaaaagggagttttaatgataaatttttaGCAGTATGTGCAAATTTTGTCACTAAAGGTCAATTTATAGCAACGTTTTGCAAAAATGTCACAAAAAGTTCATTATTagcaatatatattaaatttgtgtCACTAAAATGAACGTGTTGTCGAACCCACTCATTTTTTATCTCACGCATCACGACCGGCGAACAGATTGAAATAAACCCACGAGGTATTTGTTTCTAAGAGAACCCACTTATTTTCAAGTGGTTTTTTGTGTGaaatttttatcaattaatATACAATTAACCCCAATTTCCAAACTCACGCAACTTTTGATGATTCCCCACCTTCATTTGACCACAAGGCACTTGTTTTAGAGAACCACTCATTTTCAAGTACTTTTATGTGAAATTTCCATCAATTAGTACACTAGAAGCATCTTTTCGATAGGTTTCTACCTTTCGACAAACTAGAAACAACTTATTTTCTGACAACCTACTCATTTCCAAACTATATTTGTGTGCAATTTCCATCAATTAACATGTATTTTGTTAGTATATTTAGCCAATCAATTTTCCATCAAGAACTTAATTTAGGAACTCAACaagttttaatttctaatttcaagaaCATATGTATTAGTTATTTAGATTAATGCTTgctaatttctttatttgttgagAAAGGCTTCTTGTATATTGAAAATAAGATGATAAAGAATTGAGAATCTTTGTACAAAatccctaaaattgaatttaaatttaagaattcAAGGATAGTTCTCAATCTTTCCTTATATTAGtttcatgaaaaataaaaaatttgttaaaGTAGTTTTTTATTGGTAGTACAACTACTCTATTTAGTTTTCTTCCCCTTATTCTAGATATATTATAGAGtgcttttaattatttgtaGCAAATGAATTTAGCTTCGACTAGAAAAGTTAGTATATATCCCaacttatcaatttaaaattgaatgttATTAGTAATTTAACGTGGTATTGGAACATCtaataatttaactttaatACTATTTTGATCACCTATTTTGCAATTTACATATGACAAGACTCTAACACTTTGATTTCTAACTTAGGTACTTTAATTTGTACTTATTATGGATCAAAGTTAGATAAATTTAAGAGATCGAATGTCTAGTCAATAAGCTACTTCAGTGTAGTTTTCAAGATATAGAATGTATATTTTAGCTCAAATAGAAACTaacttattttctcctttactgtTAGAATTACAACATTTTAGACTTGGATGAATTTATGGTACAAGATTATCTTAAGCACAAGATGAATGTACTGCATAGAGATTTTTCATTGTTTACTACATGAAACTTATAAATAGTATAACTCTCAAACTAAAGTACGAAAACACCTGACAAACGAATGACACGAGATTCAGATTGGATTTGTTTATGCAGACGATGGGAAAGAGAAGATTTTAAGTGTATTTCTGAAGCAAATATTCAGGTTTGAGCTGGTATTCCCTTCACTCATAGAGGTGGGACTGCGACATTTCTATGCCATAAGCGAAAAAAAGGTATGTAACTCAGTTTTTAATAATACAAACCACATACATGCTCGTAttcctcttctcttcttctttctgctcttcaaattgcatgtttaatttcctTCTTCAATCACTGTAAATCGCACAAGAATACAGCTGAAGGCAAAGGTATTTCGAGAGTGTTTTCTTTAaacagaaagaaaagaaagattgaaAATTACCATTCAACTTTTGGGTCGGCTTCATTCTCTCCCACTGAATTGAGATAGTGGAGGTCTCCACGTGTTGCAGAGCCAGCTGAGAGGTGTGGCATATTGTGTGCCTTTCGTTTCACCTACCACTTTCATTTGGGCTTAGCATCTCGTGGGCCTGATGTCAATTTTTAAACCCAACAATCCggtattagagaaaaagacattaaatatttaaattcttgAAGCATCAAGACTACAAGATTCACTCAAGATGGCAGTAGCAAGGTATGAAGTAGAGAAATTCGACGGTAAAGGGGATTTTGGCCTCTCGAAGGCAAAAATAAGAGCAATTCTCGATCAGCAAAAGGCTCACAAGGCCCTAGTGGATCCATTTACTCTCCCGAATACTGTGACAgctcaagaaaaagaaaactggAGTTGGCAGCTTATGGTACGTTAGTCCTAATTATTGATCAAGAGACTGCCTATAGGATTTTGACAAAATTGGAAGACTTATATGCCATTAAGGATCTTCCTAATAAAATGTATCTTAGGGagaagttttttattttaaaatggatTCTTCAAAAACTCTTTCTGATAACCTAGATgagtttaaaaatattgttgctGAATTTAAGAATCTTGAGGAGAAAATAGGAGATAAGAACGAAGCATATGTACTTTTAAAATCCCTACTTGAATTCTATAGGGAGATTAAAAATGCTTTGAAGTATGGAAGGGATAGCATAACTACTGATGCAATAATTTATGCCCTAAGAACTAGGGAACTTGAGTTACAAGTAGTTAAGAAGGAAAAACCTAATGGAGAAGGGTTGTTTGTAAAAGGAAATTTCAAACCAAATCAAACTAAGGACAGAAAGCAATCACAAACAGATGAAAACAAACCTAAGCataaattcaagtgtaaatattgcaaaaaaaaaagggaatttAATCAAAGATTGTTTCAtccttaaaaagaaaaattaagagaaagaaaaggagtCGAAAGGCAAGCATCCTGAAGCTTCTGTTAGTTGAAAGCTCTTATATCTACTTAGATGCCTTAACTTCAACCCTTGATAAGGTCACCCATGTCAACCCCCTTGGAAAAAATGATTGGGTTTTCAACTCCGGTTGTACTTACCATATGACACCTATGAGACCCTGGTTTAATTCTACAAAGAAATAGATGGAGAGATGGTTTAAATGGGTAACAACCACGGCTATAAAATTGAAGGTATTGGGCCAGTCTCCATGAAACTCAAAGATGGGACTATTAAACTTCTAAGGAATGTGAGACATATCTCGCTTCTTAAGAGAAACCTTATCTCCCTTGGAATGCTAGATGCATTAGGGTGTGAATACAGGGGCAAGGGTGGAACTCTAGAGGTCCTTAAAGATTCTAAGATAGTCCTTGTTGGGGAAAATGTAAATGAATTGTTTGTAGTTAGAGGTGTAGAAATGATAAAAGGAGCATATGTTGCCACACCTAATAATCTGACAGAAGCTGATATATGGCATAAAAGATTTTCTCAGATAAGTGCCAAGGGGCTGGAAGCTTTATCTAAATAAGGAATTCTACCAAAAGAAATCTCAGACAAGCTAACTTTCTGTGAACACTGTATTTTCGGAAAAGCATCTAGACACAGCTTCACCAAAGCACACCATTCAACTAAGTCAATCttagattatattcattcagaccTTTGGGATCCAGTTCAAACTCCTAGCCTAAGTGGTTTAAGGTATCTACTTTCCTTTATAGATAACTTCTCAAGAAAAAGTTaggttttctttcttaaatctAAAGACCaagtatttaataaatttaaagaatggaaactCATGATTAAGAAGcaaacttctaaagaaattaaatatctaAGGACAGATAATGTGTTAGAGTTTTGTAGTGAAGAATTTAATAAGTTATGTAAGGAATCCAACATCACTAGGCATAGGACGGTCAGACATATACCCCAACAGAATGGGGTACCTGAGAGACTTAATAGAACCATTATGAAAAGGGTTAGGTGCTTACTCTCAGATGCTATACTCAGTGAGAAGTATTGGGCTGAAGCTGCTAACTATGTTGTTTACACCTTAAATAGGTGCCCTCATACATCCTTAAACTTTATGACCCCTAAAGAAAAATGGACAAAACATCCTCCTAACTTAGATAACCTAAGAGTCTTTGGATGTGTTGGTTATATACATCAAAATCAGGGAAAGCTAAAGTCTAGGACTGTGAAATGCATGTTTGTTGGGTTTACTGAAGGTGTAAAGGGCTTTAAGATGTGGAACCCAATTGAGAAAAGACTTGTAGTCAATAGGGATGTtacctttaaagaaagggaaatgttcatgcaaaaagaaaagactacAATAGAGGTTCCTAAAAGCCCTTCGActaggattgaggtggagacCCATAAGGACAAGTCAGTAAATCATAATTCTCCTAATGAATCAGAAGAATAAGGTATTATTGAATATCAACAGGAAGAAACCATTGAAGCATAACTTGATTTGAGTCAATACTCTCTAGCTAGGGATAGGCAAAGAAGAGTGATTGTCCCACCAGTTAGGTATACTGAAACAAACTATATGAACCTAGttttaaatgtaactataaCACCTAATGACCAGGAACCAACCAATTTTGAGGAGGCAATGAACTGCCATGATGCTAGGAACTAGATTGAAGCTATGTGTGAACAAATGTAATCACTAAGTGTTAATGACACATGGACTCTAGCACCCCCTCCTAAAAAGTGCAAAGCAATAGCTTCTAAGTAGATTTACAAACTAAAGGAAGGTTCTTCCAAGGATGAAAAGTCAAGGTAAGCAAGGTTAGTAGCCAAAGGCTTCACTCAAAGGGAAGGCATTTTACTACTCAGAAATTTTCTCACCAGTGGTCAAGAAAACATCTATTAGATTACTTCTATCACTGGTTGCTCAGTATAATCTTGaactagatcaactagatgttaaaacaagcttcttaCATGGTTATTTAGATGAGGTCATCTACGTGGTTCATCCTAAAGGTTTTGTTGAAAAGGGTAAAGAGGATCTATATTGTCTTCTAAATAAGTCCACTTATAGTCTTAAACAGTCTCCTAGATGTTGGTATAGAAGGTTCAATGACTACATTGAAAGTATTGGTTTTCAGAAAAGCACATATGACATCTGCACCTATGTTAACTCTACCTCCTATAAGAATAAGGTGTATCTTCTCCTTTATATGGATGACATGTTGCTAGCTGGGACCACAAAATAAGATCTAAATCATGTCaaaaatctcctaaagagagaatttgacatgaaagatatGGGTCAGTCTAAAAAGATCCTTGGGATTGAAATAGACAGAGACAGGGGATCCTCTATCTTAAGCATTAGCTAAGCAAACTATTGTGAGAAAGTGATCAGAATGTTTAATTTGTCCAATGCTAAATCTGTGACTATTCCTATTACTCAACACTTTAAGTTGTCCTCGGATAATTCTCCTAAAGAAACTGACTTGGAACACTTAAAATAGATACAGATGGTTCCCTATAGTCAGGCAGTAGGAAGTCTAATGTACCTCATGATCTCTACTAGGCCTGACCTATCCTATTGTGCAAGTCTAGTGAGCAGATTTATGTCAAACCCAGGGAAAAGGCATTAGGAAGCTATGAAGTGGATCCTTAGATATCTAATTTGGTCCAAGCAGTCTAAACTAATCTATAGAAGTGTTAAACATATAGACCTTGAACTCTATGGATATGTAGACTCTGATTTTGTTGGAGATCAAGATAAAAGAAGGCCTTTAACAGGGTATCTTTTCTTATATGGCTCGAATTTACTAAGCTGGAAGGCTAACCTATAGTCAATAACAACTCTATCCATTACTGAAGCTAAATACATGGCTCTTTTAGAAGCAATAAAAGAGGCATTGTGGTTAAAGAGCTTGATGGAAGACTTTTGGTATCAAACAAACAATAGTTAAgatctactgtgataaccaaGCTGCAATCCATCATTCCAAAAACCCACAATATCACTCAAGGACAAAACATATCGATATTAAGAATCATTTTGTAAgggacaaaattgaaaaagggcAAGTAGAAGTGCTAAAAGTCCATACCTCAAAAAACGCAGCAGACATGCTTTCCAAGCCGGTTCCGAAGCTCAAGCTCAGCAAGTGCCTTGACCTTATCGACTTTGCTCTTCCTAAAAAAAGGATAATCAGAGGTCAGATTCGGAAGGGAGAAGATTTACAGAGCTGAGATTAAGGTGGAGATTTAAAGATAATAATCTCAAATCAAGCCCCAATGGCTAGTTTCTTTAACAGCTTTCATAACAGAAATGTATTCAAATATAAATAGTTGATACTTTTACATTTTGTGTCGTTCTTTACATTTCtcaaaaacaaaactataaagaaaattatctctataaaatcttcaaaattatacttcatcccttcccgtggacgtaggctCTGAGTTAGGTCAAACCACATATATGCTCATGTTCCtgttctcttcttctttctgctcttcaaattgcatgtttaattttcttcttcaatcactGCAAATCGCACAAGAATAAAACTGAAGGCAAAGGTATTTCGAGAGtgtttttctttgaaaagaaagaaaacaaagattGAAAATTACCATCAAACTTTTGGGTCGGCTTCATTCTCTCCCACTGAATTGAGATAGTGGAGGTTTCCACGTGTTGCAGAGCAAGTTGAGAGGTGTGGCACATTGTGTGCCTTTCATTTCACCTACGACTTTTATTTGGGTTGAGCATCCTTCTCGTGGGCCTGAAGTCAATTTCTAAACCCAACAATAACATGCAAAAAGAAGAGGGCACGTAGATAAGTGAGATTGATTTATTTATGCTCACCCATTATTATGCAAAGAAGGGGTGGGTTGAATGAGGAAAAATCTAAATTTATGAGTAATACTTGttgttcattattattttctgCTATTCTACAGCATATTAATACAATTACATATGTAATTATGTTATAGGATGAATTTGTGGCATTAAAAACATCTTCATCACAAGAAGGTGGTGAACCTCTTCTAGACAAGGAAATATGTGAATGGGTGTTGGGTAAGCAACTGTGACATGTGTAGGGACTTGGTTAGGGCCCAAGACCAAGAAATGCTAGATATGAAGTGagttccaaaaattaaaaagagaggGATGCACATATTGCACATTTGCAAAGTATCGTTGAACCATAACAAGCCACAATTGAATAAATCTTAACAAGGTTGACATGTGAAGAAGTTACATTCTGACACAAAAAGGAGTTCATAACAGTCTAATAACAATCAACAAGTAATTGTTACAAGTCAAGTACGTATTCTGCTTGAAACTTTAGTTCGATATATGTTCTATATTAATGAACTTTCTTGAATTGGCAATGTTTAACAAGAGTTTTCTATGTTGTGCTTTTGACTTTCTTCTCCCCTTCTCCTTTCCCAATCATACTTAGGATATACTACAAGAATtttaggctttaatgtcggttgaaaaaagtgatatcagatgtataatgtcggttttaaaaaacggatctttaatgtcggttttaaatcgacattaaagatgggctacaatgtcggtttaaaaccgacattaaaggcctctcattttttttaagctttattaaaaaatatctttttcattTCATATCAAATCTTCTCCCTCCTAATTTCACTTCTCTCTTACCAAACCCTATCTTCTCCTTAGTTTGGCCGTGTGAATCACTTCCGACCGTCGTCACTGGTGTTGCTTGGATCTCCATCATCGTGGGCTTCTTCCGGTGGTGGGTCA
Proteins encoded:
- the LOC120067464 gene encoding uncharacterized mitochondrial protein AtMg00710-like gives rise to the protein MKRVRCLLSDAILSEKYWAEAANYVVYTLNRCPHTSLNFMTPKEKWTKHPPNLDNLRVFGCVGYIHQNQGKLKSRTVKCMFVGFTEGVKGFKMWNPIEKRLVVNRDVTFKEREMFMQKEKTTIEVPKSPSTRIEVETHKDKSVNHNSPNESEE